In one Nicotiana sylvestris chromosome 8, ASM39365v2, whole genome shotgun sequence genomic region, the following are encoded:
- the LOC104212156 gene encoding ADP,ATP carrier protein 1, mitochondrial-like, producing MGDVSQHPSIYQKIHGRSCLFSRISPYTHSKHTGSHNMTVGYVNEIIHGPFMAIRQATILKFEPLCACVLIRAPSEAPLEKKTTSFIVDFLMGGVSAAVSKTAAAPIERVKLLIQNQDEMIKSGRLSEPYKGITDCFTRTIKDEGVLSLWRGNTANVIRYFPTQALNFAFKDYFKRLFNFKKERDGYWKWFAGNLASGGAAGASSLLFVYSLDYARTRLANDAKAAKKGGERQFNGLLDVYRKTIKSDGIVGLYRGFTISCVGIIVYRGLYFGIYDSLKPLVLVGNLQDSFFASFLLGWGITIGAGLASYPIDTVRRRMMMTSGEAVKYKGSLDAFSQITKREGTKSLFKGAGANILRAVAGAGVLAGYDKLQLVVFGKKYGSGGGS from the exons ATGGGGGATGTTTCACAACATCCATCTATATATCAGAAAATACATGGGCGCTCGTGCCTGTTCTCTCGAATATCTCCCTACACACATTCTAAGCATACTGGTTCACACAATATGACTGTTGGATATGTCAATGAAATTATACACGGTCCTTTTATGGCGATTCGCCAAGCTACTATCCTGAAATTTGAGCCATTGTGTGCTTGTGTTCTTATACGGGCTCCATCTGAAGCTCCGTTAGAAAAGAAAACCACCAGTTTTATCGTCGATTTTCTAATGGGAGGAGTTTCTGCTGCTGTGTCTAAGACGGCCGCTGCACCAATTGAGAGAGTTAAGCTTTTGATACAGAATCAGGACGAGATGATCAAATCCGGTAGACTTTCTGAACCGTATAAAGGGATTACTGATTGCTTTACAAGAACTATTAAGGATGAAGGCGTCCTTTCTCTTTGGAGAGGCAATACCGCAAATGTCATCAGATATTTCCCCACTCAG GCcttgaattttgcttttaaagaTTACTTTAAGAGACTGTTTAATTTCAAGAAAGAGAGGGATGGCTACTGGAAATGGTTTGCAGGAAACTTGGCATCTGGTGGTGCTGCTGGTGCATCATCTCTCTTGTTCGTATACTCACTGGATTATGCTAGAACTCGCCTAGCTAATGATGCTAAAGCTGCGAAAAAGGGCGGTGAGAGGCAGTTTAATGGTTTGCTTGATGTTTACCGGAAAACCATCAAATCTGATGGTATTGTTGGGCTTTACCGCGGATTCACCATCTCATGTGTGGGAATAATTGTTTACCGTGGTTTGTACTTTGGAATATATGATTCCCTTAAACCTTTGGTTCTAGTTGGTAACTTGCAG GATAGTTTCTTTGCGAGTTTTTTGCTCGGGTGGGGTATTACTATTGGTGCTGGTTTGGCGTCTTACCCGATTGATACAGTGCGTCGACGAATGATGATGACTTCAGGAGAAGCAGTCAAGTACAAGGGCTCACTAGATGCATTTTCTCAGATAACGAAAAGAGAAGGCACCAAGTCACTTTTCAAAGGTGCTGGAGCTAATATACTACGTGCTGTTGCCGGTGCTGGTGTGCTAGCAGGGTATGATAAACTGCAGCTCGTTGTTTTCGGAAAGAAATATGGATCTGGTGGCGGCAGTTAA